The genomic window GGCGTCGAGACTCCTGGTCCCGTAGGTCTGTGTGGTGCCGTGACCGTCGATGTCGAGTACGAGACCTCTGATCCACCGTCGTCGTTGCCACCACGGTGCACGAGTCTCCCACCGGGTCACTGCCACTCGAATCTCATCCATTCCGGCCAGCATCTCACGGCAGGCAGGGCGGCAGCGTTGTGGGCACGACTCCACACCGACGTCATGAACTCGTACAGCCGGCAACGACCTGAAGCGTGAAGGGTTCCCGGACGATAGTCTGCGATCATGACCACCTCGGGGCCGATCGAGGAATCCGAATCGTTGATGCTGGCGCGGCAGTTCCTCGGCCGAACAGTCGATCTCACCATCGACAGACCCTACGGAAGCCGCCACCCGTCCTTCGGATTCCTCTACCTGGCCAACTACGGTTACGTCCCTGGCACGCTTGCCCCCGACGGCGAAGAACTCGACGCCTACTACCTGGGCCCGCCCGAACCGATGACCTCAGCACACGGCACCTGCATCGGGATCATTCACCGACTCGACGACGATGACGACAAGCTCATCGTCGTTCCCGGTGACAGCGCCACCCTCGACGACAATGCCGTCGCGGCCGCTGTCGAGTTCCAGGAGATCGCGGGAAACTACGTCGTCATCAGGACCTGACCCTCGAGCCTCCGCCTGTAGATCGGCTGTTTCGTTGATCGCGGTGCGGTAGAACATCAGCGAATCGGTGAGTGCGAGTAGATCTTCGACGTGGGTATGCGAGTTCGGCAGCCGGTGTGCGGTTCGGGTATCGCTCACGACTCTGCCGGAGTCCTGAAGGTTCAGGACAGGGAAGTCTGGCGGGGCAGGGTTGTCATCCAGGGCACCTGCTCGGGAGGGCTGTCGGGGACGGGAGGTGGGGTGGGTGTGGTGAACCGGGTGATCGACGCCGGTGTTCCCAACTCGGCACGGAGTGCGGGATCGAAGGCGTAGGCGCGTAGGTCGGTGAGCATTGTTTCCGGGGCTACCGGGATCAGAGGCCCGACGAGCCGGAATCCGCCCGCCCGCCGGATCGGGTCACGTGCGATCCCGAACGGGATCGCCAGGACCACTCCCACCGCCATCGCCACCGAGCCGGGGCCGACGAGGATCGCGAGAAATTGGTTCATCTCCATCTCCCCGAACATCACCGGCTGTCCGGCGAGCAACTGCCGGACTATGAACCATCCCATCCCGCCGAATACTGCTGCCCCGCCGAGCATGACGAGCGTGATGCTGACCGAGGTCCGGATCACCGTTTCGGTCCCGTAGACCACGACCAGGTCACGGTCCCAGGGCAGCAGCCGGCTCAGCTCCCGGTGGTGGATCATCGACCAGATCACCGGCGTCGCGCCGGCAACTATCAGTCCGACCCCGACGTAGGTGCCGCTGATCACGAAGTACAGCCCGACCGGTCCGGCGAGGAGTGCTGTCCCCCAGCGGGTTGCGATCGAACGCCGGTTGAACGCCGACGCCCACTGCGGCACCGCACGACTCGAAGCCCGATTCACCGACACTGCTCTCACTTCGCTGCCTCTCGTGCTGCTACGCCGGCCTGATGGCCGATCCACTGAGCTGCCACTGCTCCGGAGGCAGCGCCGGCATCGCCACCGCGCTACGGCATCATGGTCGTGATTCACATCGGCCGATCGAGCTACTTCACACCATCTGACATGCAATTACACGACTTCGCCGAAGCCCTGCACTAACTAATTGACATTCCGGACCCGCCGATGCCCGAGTCGTGCTGGTCACCGTGCGATACGCACAGTGCGCCGCTAGGATCTCGGGCAAGGAGGTTGGTTGTGACAGCAGCGATGTCGTGCGCTTCGACACCGCCGCTCCGGGTGAACGACACCGAGAAGTAAACGGCGTCGCCGTCGATGCGGTACCGCTGAGCGTGAACCTGCATTTCGCCTCCGCCCTCGAGGAGGATGGCGAATGTCGCGAGCGGCCCATCGGGAATGCCCCAAATTTGTTGAGGATCGTCAAGCAGCGCTCCACCCTCCAGAAGGTAAGGCTGGTAGTCGACCTCTGGGTAGTTGTCGAAGCCCCCTCGCTGCACGATGCTCGTCGGAACGGTCGCCGTGTCGAAGATAACTCCCGGCTGCCCTTCCAAAAGAACCGAGAACAAGATCAGTTCCGACTTCTCGACCACCTCGAAAGAATCGGACAGAACCCGGATCCTTCCAGGCCTGTTCAGAACAGGCGTTGCAGAGTCAGCCTTCATCATCTGCGGCGTATCCCAACTCTGGCGAGAGTCGATCACTTCGTAAATCCTAGAAACTTATTGCCCTTCTCGATGGCGTTCTTAAATCGGGAAGATCCACTTTCCTGGCTCTACGCGAAATATGGAGGTTGGTTGCCCCGTTGCGTGGATTCGCGGTCCTTGTAATGAGGTTTGGAGTATCGGTTGATTCGGGGCGGCGGTGTTCCGCGGCAGCGCGGTGGCCAATACGAGTAACGTGACGCGAATCCCGGCTCCCGGCGCCCATCGGGCCCCTTTCTGGAAACAAGTGATGTCCACCAAAACGCGAAGAACCACGATACGAGCCAGGTGAGGACCGCGACAATGGCCGCCGTTTTGATGGTGGGCATGCCGAGAGCGAACAGCACACTGCTGACGGCTGACGCGGTCCAGTAGAGGTGTGGACCGTACTTCCGATTCGGGCAGAGCATCGCGACATTGAATGCTACGAACCCTAGCAGGATGAAGATCACTTCCTTGAAGGCCTTAGACTGCTATCGATTGGGGAGGCCGGTACATCGATTTCCGCGGCATGAGCAGTACTGCGATCGCTGCGATGCTTCCGAAAACGGCACTTAGGCGCCAACTCTCGTCGGTTGTTGACAACCAAACTACAAGGGTTGCCGCTAGGAGAGGAACGATGAGAAGAACCCCTCCCGGGTGAACCGCGACAACGCCAGATTCGGCACCGGATTCGCCGACAATTCCGTCGCCGACACCCCCCAGCACCCACCCGTCGTCGGTCGTCTTCGAGTCCGACTTCGACTCCAACGCAACCGGATTCGCGACCGCCGCAACCGACCCCGCGACCACGCACCCGCCCGCGACCGCTGCGACGACGACAGACTTCTTCCACCACGACACCAGCACAGAAACTCCCCACCGTGACCACGCGTGTAACCCCGCAGCCGGAACCTTACCGACCGTCTAGTCTCAAATTAACGCACACTTGGAAACGGACCAAGCCGGCAATCGTGTGACTCGCGACGCGTCGCCCCGGGCCGGTCCGTCGTACTACGACCGGACCGGACGGGTCCCGCAGCCACACTTCGCCTTCACGGACATCCCCAGCCGCCCACTATGTTCGAGAAGTGTCGCGTGAGGGTGGGGTTCGTCGACGAGTTGGCGTCGGTAGCGATCTTCAGTCCCGAACCGATCTACCGATACACACCTGCCGACACTCCTGGGGGATCGACATGAAGAGCAAGCTCGTCGTCGCTGCCGCGGCGATCTTGGTTTCGTTCGGCGTGACCGCGTGCGGATCGGGAAACGGCCCGGCCGATCCGGTAACCACCACACCAACGACCACCCCTGCTGCTGTCACGAGCACAACCACCACGTCGCCGACTCCGACGACTGTCGAAGTCGCGCCGATCACCTTCGACTGTGGTGACCTGTCGATCTATCAGTCCGGGACCGCCCTGTACTCCGACGGCACCACCGGCTACGAACCCTCGTGCGATACCTACGTGCCGTCGACGACAGCCGAAGCCCCGGCGAAGATTCTGAGGTACTGCGACTATCCAGGGACCGCCGTCTACACCGACGGCACGTACTCCACGACCGACCCGGCCTGCGCTCGGATGCGTGCCGAGACCGACACGAACACCGACCCGAACCCTGGCGGGGGTTACCCGTACGACCCCGAGGAGGACCGTGACGGCGACGGCGTCGTCCATGGATACGAACGCTGCGGTGTCCGCTGCGGCAAGGCGCCGACCAGCGGCGACATCCAGACACAGCACGGCTGCGAACAGGGGTACATCACCGGCCGCCTCTGCGATCCGTACACCGGCTGACGACGATCGGCTTCCGCCGCACCGCCCGACGTCGTCGTTATCGTGTGTCGTGATGGTTGATGAATCTGCGTTCACGCGTGTCGCGCGACTTCGTCTGGGTCTGCACGTTCTCGTTGTCGTTCTGGCGCTGATCGTCCTGCTGCGGGCGGTGCTGCTGTCCGAGGCATCGGCGGGATGGATCGGTGCCTTGACTGCGCTGTTCGTTGTCGTTCACATCGTGGGCGCCTGCTCGTTGAACGCTCCGGTTGCGCGCTTCGCTTGGCTGGGATCGCTGTGCGCGGTGTGGGTGGCGATGGCGCTCCTGGGCGCCGACGCGGCCTACGTATCGTTCGGGCTCATCCTGCTTTTCATGACCGAGGTGTCGTTGGTCCCCGCGGTGTCGGTGGTGGCGGTGATCACTGTTGTCAACGTGCTGATCGGTGTCCATACTCGCGGCCAGTGGGGCGGAGCGCTGGTCGGGTCGTTGCTCGGGGCTGTGGTCGGTGTCGTTGTGGGACTGGGTTTTCGAGTGCTGTTCCACGAGACGGAGCGCCGGCAGCAACTGATCGAGGATCTGCATCGCACTCGCGCAGAGCTGGCGGAAACGGAGCGCTCCGCCGGTGAACTGGCCGAACGTGAGCGGTTGGCCCGAGAGATCCACGACACCGTCGCCCAGGGGCTGAGCAGCATCCAGATGCTGTTGCACGCCGCCGAGGCCGAAAACCTGCCCCCGGGCGCTGCAGACAAGATCGTCATGGCTCGGCGGACCGCGTCGGCAGGATTGGCGGACGCCAGACGGCTGATCGCGGCCCTCTCGCCCGCCGATCTGGCGGGAAGCTCACTCGTCGACGCGTTGGGCAGGGTGTGCGAGCGCGCCGCCGCCGGGAGGTGTGACGTGCATCTTCTTGTGGAGGGACAGGCCCTGTCTCTACCGATGCCGGTGGAGTCGGCCCTGGTGCGCCTTGCCCAGGGGGCTGTGTCGAACGTCGTGCGGCATGCCGATGCCCGCCACGCCGTCGTCACTCTCGGCTACGGTGCTGACGCCGTCCGTCTGGACGTGGTCGACGACGGTCACGGATTCGACGTCGGGATCCTCGACGATCCTTCCGCGCACAACTTCGGCCTCAACGCCATGCGGACCCGTGTCGAGCAGCTCGACGGGCGGTGGTCCATCGAATCGGAGCCCGGCCACACCGCGATCTCGGTGACGTTTCCGCTCGCACAGTCAGGGGAGGAGCCGCGATGATTCGGCTGATGCTCGCGGACGATCATGCGATCGTCCGCGCCGGACTACGAGCACTGCTCGAACGGCACGCGGACGAAATCGAGATCGTCGCCGAGGCCTCCACCGGTGAAGAGGCCGTTGCGCTGTGCCGTGACGAGTCGATCGATCTCGTCCTCATGGATCTGCGGTTCGGGACCGGACTGAGCGGCGTGGAGGCGACCAGAGAGATCCGCTCCCTGCCGAGCGCTCCGCAGGTCCTGGTGGTGACGAACTACGACACCGATGCCGAAATTCTGCGCGCGATCGAGGCCGGTGCCAGCGGCTATCTCCTCAAGGACACCGCGCCGGCCGAACTCTTCACGGCAATCGTCGCGGCCGCCGGGGGTGCGAGCGCGTTGTCACCCGCGGTGGCCTCGAAACTGATGGCGCAGATGCGTGATCCGGGGCCGACCCTCACCCCCCGTGAGATTCAGGTGTTGGAGGCTGTCGCCGCAGGATTCTCCAACCGGGAGATCGCGCGCCGGATGTTCCTCAGCGAGGGCACCGTCAAGACGCACCTGACGAACACGTTCGGCAAATTGGGTGTGCGATCCCGGACTGCAGCTGTTGCGCAGGCACGTTCGCGGGGGATCATCGACGGCACCATCGACTAGCTCTACCGCCGAGTTCGACGGGTCTCTATCCAAAGTCGTAGACGAATCTCACCGTTCTTCCGATGTGCCGGGCTCCGGATTTCGGTCGGATGGAAGGTGTGAAGATACTTGTCAATTCCGCGTTCGGTTACGCCGTTGCGGGTCTGGCGTCCGGCCTGTACTACCGGGAGCTGACCAAGGCCCAGGACTTCGACGGACCGACTCAACTTTCCGTCGTGCACACCCATTTCCTGGTTCTCGGTGTGCTGTTCCTACTGATCGTCGCGATCTTCGAGCGCCTGTTCGTGCTGTCGGCCAACCCCCTCTACCGGTGGTTCTCCGTCACCTTCCACGCCGGCCTGATCCTCACTGTGTCGATGCAACTCGTCCACGGGACCATGCAGGTCTTCGGTAAGGAAGCATCGGCCGCGATCTCGGGGATCGCCGGGATAGGCCATGTCCTGCTGACTGTTGCCTTCGTGGTCTTCTTCCTCACGCTCCGCTCGGCCGTCGCGCGTGATCCGGAACATGCTCGATCCTTCGAGAAGGAAAGCGTGCCAACGAGTCCGGAGGGTGCCGCATGACCGACCGGCAGCCATATCCGGTGGAGCACTCGAATGCCCGCATTCTGGTGCGAGCCTTCCGTGTCGTTGCAACGCTGGAAGCGGTGACCTGGCTCGGGTTGCTGATCGGCATGTACCTGAAGTGGATCGCGAAGAGCACCGAGGTCGGCGTCCGGATCTTCGGGTCCCTGCACGGGGCGGTGTTCGTGATATTCGTCGTGCTCTCGATCGCGATGTACGTCAAGCTCGGCTGGCGCCTGCGGACCCTGCTGTTGGCGTTGGTGTCCTCGCTGCCTCCGTTCGCCACGATCGCGTTCGAGGTATGGGCTGCCCGCACCGGACGCTTCGTCCCGGGCGCGGACCGCTACTCCGACTTTCCATCCCGCTATCCGACATCGGTGCGATGAACGCATTCCCGTCGGGATCGGACGTCACGATATGAAGTCACGCTTTATGAACACTCTCTTCGGGTCCCGGCGTCGGGCCGGCATCGTCGTGCTGCTGTGGATCGTCCTCGTGGGTGCCCTCGCAAGTATCGCGCCCGCCTTGGAGGACGTCGAAAACAACGCGGGCGCAAACGATCCGCCCGCCTCATCGGAATCTGTGCAAGCCGCCGAACTCGCGGCCCGCGAGTTCCCTCGTAACGAGGGCACCCCCGCGATCGTCGTCGTACGCGGCGCCGACAGGGCCGAGACCTCGGCGGCAGTGGACCGGATCACCGCGAGCATCGACGGTGCGAGAGTCGACAATCCCTCGATCGCCGCGGTGGTCACCGCCGACAGCCCTGGCGGCGTCGACCTGCGCACCGCCGACGACGACAGCGAGATGGTCGTCGTTTCGCTGACCGGTGATCCGACGGACGAATCGTTCCAGGACACGGTCGGCACGCTTCGCGACCTGGTCGGCGAGGCCGCCGGACCTGCAGACGCGGCCGTCACCGGACCGGCCGGGATCGCCACCGACACCGTGAAGGTGTTCAGCAGCGGCGACAAGATCCTGCTTCTCGGGACGATCCTGCTGGTCGCGATCATCCTGCTGGTCATCTACCGGTCGCCGGTCCTGGTGGTCGTGGCGCTGGCCGGTGTCGGTGTCGCGATGCGGCTCGCCGAGACGGTGGGCGCGATGATGGCCGACGCAGGCTGGTTCGACGTCAGTTCACAGACCGCGTCGATCATGACCGTGCTGCTGTTCGGCGTCGGTACCGACTACGCACTGATCGTCACCGCCCGCTACCGCGAGGCCCTCGCCGAGGAACCGGACCGCTCCGCCGCCATGATGCGGGCGCTGCGGGGAGTGTCCGAGGCGATCCTGTCGAGTGTCTCGACGATCGTCCTGGCCATGCTGGCTCTGCTGGCGGCGATCTCTCCCGCCTTGCGCGGCTTCGGCCCGTATCTCGCGCTGGGTGTCGCCTCGATGGGGCTGGTCGCCTTCACCTTCACCCCTGCGCTGATGCTGCTCTTCGGAGGAAAACTCTTCTGGCCGTCCACCACCCGAGCAGCATCGAGCCGCGTCGGCGGCAAGGTCTGGGAACGAGTCGCGGATCTGGTCGACCGCTCGCCGAAAACCGTACTGGTATCCACACTCCTCGGGTTGCTCGTGATGACCGCGGGCCTGGCCGGCTACCGCGAAAGCTTCGATTTCATCAGCGGATTCCGCATCGACACCCAATCCGAGTCCGGCCAGAACATGATCGCCGACGCCTTCGGGCCGGGGGAGATCGCGCCGTCCACCGTCTACGTCACCACCCCGCCCGGGACGCCGCCGCCCGACTGGAACCAGATCACCAGCCGCCTGTCGGACGTGGACGGGGTGGCCCGAGTGGGTGAGCGCCCGGAGGTCGGCGCGGGCGGGACGACGGCAGCATTCCAGATCGTCTTCACCGACAACCCCTACAGCCCGGAGGCATTGGACCGCGTCGACACTCTCGCTGCCGCAGCGCAGTCCGCCGCAGCCGATGCGGGGATCGCTGACGCGCAGGTCCTCGTCGGAGGCGAGAGCGCACACGCCGCCGATATCCGGTCAGCACTCGATCGCGACAACTGGGTGGTTGCCGCGCTGGTCCTCGTGATCGTCGCTGCCGTCCTGGCGCTGCTGCTGCGGTCGGTACTCGCACCGCTGTACCTGATCGGGACGTTGGTGCTGTCGTTCACCGCGACACTGGGGCTCACGACCTTCGTCACCGTCACGGTGCTCGGGGACGCCGGAATCGGGAACCGGGTCGCGGTCTACATATTCGTGTTCCTGGTCGCCCTGGGCGTCGACTACACCATCTTCCTGATGAGCCGCTACCGGCAGGAACTGTCGACGCATCCACCGCGGGCCGCGCTGCGGGTGGCCCTCACCCGATCGGGCGGGGTGATCTCGTCCGCAGGGCTCATCCTGGCGGCCACCTTCGCGGTCCTGACCACCCAACCGATCCGGGAACTGTTCCAGTTCGGACTGGCGATGGCCATCGGAATCCTGCTCGACACCTTCGTCGTCCGGCCGCTGCTCGTTCCCGCGATCATGCGGCTGCTCGGAGACAGAGCACTGTGGCCGAGCGTGGTCGAGACGCGGGCGAAGCCGGTGATGGCGCCGTCCCACGTCTGAGGTGACCGGCGCGTGCCACCGTCCCGGGACGGTGGCACGCGCCGACCGGTCGTCGTTCCCGTACGCTGTCCCTCTCTTCCAGTCGACTTGAACTCGAGGGAGGATCGGATGCCTGCGGCAACTGATCTGTTGACGATCGGCCAGGTCGCCGAGCGGGTGGGGATCGCGACGTCGGCGATCCGGTTCTACGAGGATCAGGGGCTGATCGAGTCGGAACGCACGTCCGGTAATCAGCGCCGCTATCGGCGGCACGTGTTGCGGCGGCTGTCGCTCATCCTCGTTGCGAAGCGGCTCGGTATCCCCCTGTCGGAGGTCTCGGACGTGTTCGCCGATCTGCCGCACGACCGGATGCCCGGCCAGCAGGACTGGGAACGGATCTCCCGGCGGTGGGTCGCGCATCTCGAGGCGCGGCGGCGTGAACTCGAACAGCTCGAACGGGAGATCACCGGTTGCATCGGCTGTGGCTGCCTGTCGCTGCAGCGGTGCGCGGTTCTCAATCCGGGTGACCGGCTCGGCGCGGACGGGCCCGGTCCGCGCCGGCTGCCACACGAGGGCTGACGCCCGACCGTTCGTCGCCGCCGGGCGACCGTTCGGCGCATGTCCGGACACTTCACCGTGTGACCGTCGGCACACCCTTCGGTTGTGACCTGGCTCTCACTAACGTCGCATCGCAACCACCGCACCAGCGTTCGCGATGCGGTCGCCACGTCCCAGGAGCCGACCATGACCACCACCGACCTCGGTTCGGGGGTACCGCCGCAGCGCAGTGCCCCCGACGCGCAGGCCTTCCTCGACATGCAGGCCAGCCCGCAATTCCAGGAGTTGCGACACCGCTTGCGGCACTTCGTGTTCCCGATGACCGCGTTCTTCCTCGCGTGGTACGCGATCTACGTGCTGCTCGCCACGTACGCACCCGGCTTCATGGCCACCGAGGTGATCGGACACGTCAACCTCGGGATCGTCCTCGGGTTCGGGCAGTTCGTGTCGACGTTCGTGATCACCGCGCTGTACGTGAAGTTCGCGAACCGTGAACTCGATCCCCGCGCCGCGGCGATCCGCGACGAGCTGGAAGGGCCGGTCAAGTGACGACGATTCTCGCGGCAGAGAGCTCCCAGGTCGGTAACCCGGTCCTCAACATCGCCATCTTCGTGGCGTTCGTGGTGATCACGATGGGCATCGTGATCCGGGCGAGCCGCACCACCAAGAAGGCGTCCGACTTCTACACCGGAGGCGGCCAGTTCTCCGGCCCGCAGAACGGTTTCGCGATCGCCGGCGACTACCTGTCGGCGGCATCGTTCCTCGGCATCGCCGGCGCCATCGCCGTCTACGGCTACGACGGCTTCCTGTACTCGATCGGCTTCCTCGTCGCCTGGCTCGTCGCACTGCTGCTGGTGGCCGAACTCCTGCGCAA from Prescottella sp. R16 includes these protein-coding regions:
- a CDS encoding inorganic diphosphatase; this encodes MTTSGPIEESESLMLARQFLGRTVDLTIDRPYGSRHPSFGFLYLANYGYVPGTLAPDGEELDAYYLGPPEPMTSAHGTCIGIIHRLDDDDDKLIVVPGDSATLDDNAVAAAVEFQEIAGNYVVIRT
- a CDS encoding sensor histidine kinase, with product MLLSEASAGWIGALTALFVVVHIVGACSLNAPVARFAWLGSLCAVWVAMALLGADAAYVSFGLILLFMTEVSLVPAVSVVAVITVVNVLIGVHTRGQWGGALVGSLLGAVVGVVVGLGFRVLFHETERRQQLIEDLHRTRAELAETERSAGELAERERLAREIHDTVAQGLSSIQMLLHAAEAENLPPGAADKIVMARRTASAGLADARRLIAALSPADLAGSSLVDALGRVCERAAAGRCDVHLLVEGQALSLPMPVESALVRLAQGAVSNVVRHADARHAVVTLGYGADAVRLDVVDDGHGFDVGILDDPSAHNFGLNAMRTRVEQLDGRWSIESEPGHTAISVTFPLAQSGEEPR
- a CDS encoding response regulator transcription factor, encoding MIRLMLADDHAIVRAGLRALLERHADEIEIVAEASTGEEAVALCRDESIDLVLMDLRFGTGLSGVEATREIRSLPSAPQVLVVTNYDTDAEILRAIEAGASGYLLKDTAPAELFTAIVAAAGGASALSPAVASKLMAQMRDPGPTLTPREIQVLEAVAAGFSNREIARRMFLSEGTVKTHLTNTFGKLGVRSRTAAVAQARSRGIIDGTID
- a CDS encoding DUF2871 domain-containing protein, whose protein sequence is MEGVKILVNSAFGYAVAGLASGLYYRELTKAQDFDGPTQLSVVHTHFLVLGVLFLLIVAIFERLFVLSANPLYRWFSVTFHAGLILTVSMQLVHGTMQVFGKEASAAISGIAGIGHVLLTVAFVVFFLTLRSAVARDPEHARSFEKESVPTSPEGAA
- a CDS encoding DUF3817 domain-containing protein: MTDRQPYPVEHSNARILVRAFRVVATLEAVTWLGLLIGMYLKWIAKSTEVGVRIFGSLHGAVFVIFVVLSIAMYVKLGWRLRTLLLALVSSLPPFATIAFEVWAARTGRFVPGADRYSDFPSRYPTSVR
- a CDS encoding MMPL family transporter translates to MKSRFMNTLFGSRRRAGIVVLLWIVLVGALASIAPALEDVENNAGANDPPASSESVQAAELAAREFPRNEGTPAIVVVRGADRAETSAAVDRITASIDGARVDNPSIAAVVTADSPGGVDLRTADDDSEMVVVSLTGDPTDESFQDTVGTLRDLVGEAAGPADAAVTGPAGIATDTVKVFSSGDKILLLGTILLVAIILLVIYRSPVLVVVALAGVGVAMRLAETVGAMMADAGWFDVSSQTASIMTVLLFGVGTDYALIVTARYREALAEEPDRSAAMMRALRGVSEAILSSVSTIVLAMLALLAAISPALRGFGPYLALGVASMGLVAFTFTPALMLLFGGKLFWPSTTRAASSRVGGKVWERVADLVDRSPKTVLVSTLLGLLVMTAGLAGYRESFDFISGFRIDTQSESGQNMIADAFGPGEIAPSTVYVTTPPGTPPPDWNQITSRLSDVDGVARVGERPEVGAGGTTAAFQIVFTDNPYSPEALDRVDTLAAAAQSAAADAGIADAQVLVGGESAHAADIRSALDRDNWVVAALVLVIVAAVLALLLRSVLAPLYLIGTLVLSFTATLGLTTFVTVTVLGDAGIGNRVAVYIFVFLVALGVDYTIFLMSRYRQELSTHPPRAALRVALTRSGGVISSAGLILAATFAVLTTQPIRELFQFGLAMAIGILLDTFVVRPLLVPAIMRLLGDRALWPSVVETRAKPVMAPSHV
- the soxR gene encoding redox-sensitive transcriptional activator SoxR, which translates into the protein MPAATDLLTIGQVAERVGIATSAIRFYEDQGLIESERTSGNQRRYRRHVLRRLSLILVAKRLGIPLSEVSDVFADLPHDRMPGQQDWERISRRWVAHLEARRRELEQLEREITGCIGCGCLSLQRCAVLNPGDRLGADGPGPRRLPHEG
- a CDS encoding DUF485 domain-containing protein; this translates as MTTTDLGSGVPPQRSAPDAQAFLDMQASPQFQELRHRLRHFVFPMTAFFLAWYAIYVLLATYAPGFMATEVIGHVNLGIVLGFGQFVSTFVITALYVKFANRELDPRAAAIRDELEGPVK